The following are from one region of the Anaeromicrobium sediminis genome:
- a CDS encoding S-layer homology domain-containing protein, protein MKKLHFNHRAMQLCCLIAILVSAISMSSYFLNVEASILKDLDKASNYAKDSITNLFNKKIITGDKKGNFNPKETLSRAQIVTIIVKGLNLDTSNIPEQPTFNDVPKDHWAYKYVETAYDKGIISGMGLGRFAPKEKCTREQMASIFVNALGINKEKNEINYINTLEDNDKISDWAKKNVEITLASGIMSGTDHNVFGPKGDATKEQAAVVLDSFINNKENIINLFKADGEKKDEIKIYFNGNKAQFDGTAIIEDGIILVPHTFFDKYLFGQTSSHYYKAYKTQEWFRAHTDIYNQKGIHLQMGNKTAYVDAFSNPFSRYEKDRQPYEDKKIQLTIAPKEVNGVIFVPLEQITKIFQLDFSWDNENKIAHIQDENAPNHPDLYYTLKKVIRNGYKGELYSNMNLAIHGIDVDTNAFIKHKYKTLSNIWNYHVKEHIIISGSHYGYEEDSTEYIHTGNRYYVRDSRNNTWKKYRYNPTGLSDDSSDRVIESNLYNDLNTYSILKEDKVFLNGLSAIKYVVHLDRKQFIHLVPRQSYNFAGQILNENYADDASGVLEIYLSNEDEIVKQIFKFNEVYDHNGKKFDASIFINIDCKNIGKEIEIKAPI, encoded by the coding sequence ATGAAAAAACTACATTTTAATCATAGAGCAATGCAACTATGTTGCCTGATCGCAATATTAGTATCAGCAATAAGCATGTCTTCCTATTTTCTAAATGTTGAAGCATCTATTTTAAAAGACTTAGATAAGGCCTCTAATTATGCTAAAGATTCTATTACAAATCTTTTTAACAAAAAGATTATTACAGGAGACAAGAAAGGAAATTTTAACCCTAAAGAAACACTTTCACGTGCCCAAATAGTAACCATAATAGTAAAAGGCCTAAATTTAGATACTTCAAATATTCCTGAACAGCCAACCTTTAACGATGTACCAAAGGACCACTGGGCATACAAATATGTTGAAACTGCATATGATAAGGGAATTATATCAGGCATGGGTTTGGGAAGATTCGCTCCTAAAGAAAAATGTACTCGTGAACAAATGGCCAGTATTTTTGTTAATGCTTTGGGTATCAATAAAGAAAAAAATGAGATCAATTACATCAATACACTTGAGGACAACGACAAAATATCCGACTGGGCAAAAAAGAACGTAGAGATTACTCTAGCATCAGGAATTATGAGTGGAACAGATCACAACGTATTTGGTCCTAAAGGAGATGCAACGAAAGAACAAGCAGCTGTAGTTTTAGATAGCTTTATAAATAATAAAGAAAATATAATAAATTTATTTAAAGCGGATGGAGAAAAAAAAGATGAAATCAAGATATATTTCAATGGAAACAAAGCTCAATTTGACGGAACAGCTATTATTGAAGATGGTATAATATTAGTTCCTCATACCTTTTTTGATAAATATTTATTTGGGCAGACTAGTTCACATTATTATAAAGCGTATAAGACACAAGAATGGTTTAGGGCACATACAGATATATATAATCAAAAAGGAATACACTTGCAGATGGGAAATAAAACAGCTTATGTAGATGCATTTAGCAATCCTTTTTCCAGGTATGAGAAAGATAGACAACCTTATGAAGATAAAAAGATACAGCTCACTATTGCACCTAAAGAAGTAAATGGGGTAATTTTTGTACCACTAGAGCAGATTACTAAAATTTTTCAACTAGACTTTAGCTGGGATAATGAAAATAAAATTGCACATATTCAAGATGAAAATGCACCAAATCACCCTGATCTATATTACACATTGAAGAAAGTCATAAGAAATGGATACAAAGGAGAGCTATATTCAAATATGAATTTAGCTATACATGGAATAGATGTAGACACAAACGCATTTATAAAACACAAATATAAAACATTAAGCAATATATGGAATTATCATGTAAAAGAACATATTATCATATCTGGATCTCACTACGGATATGAAGAAGACAGCACAGAATATATTCATACTGGTAATAGATATTATGTTAGAGACTCTCGGAACAATACGTGGAAAAAATATAGATACAATCCAACTGGTCTCTCTGATGATTCTTCAGACAGAGTTATAGAATCTAATCTATATAATGACCTAAATACCTATTCCATTCTAAAGGAAGACAAGGTGTTTTTAAATGGATTATCCGCTATTAAATATGTTGTTCATTTAGATAGAAAACAATTTATTCATTTAGTCCCTAGACAGAGCTACAATTTTGCTGGTCAGATTTTGAACGAAAATTACGCAGATGATGCAAGTGGAGTCTTAGAAATTTATTTAAGTAATGAGGATGAAATTGTTAAACAGATATTTAAGTTTAACGAAGTATATGATCACAATGGAAAAAAGTTTGATGCAAGTATATTTATAAATATTGATTGCAAAAATATTGGAAAGGAAATAGAAATAAAGGCTCCTATTTAA
- a CDS encoding transaldolase family protein — protein MTNYKSPLHEMASTSVTDYWNDSCSIWELEYAIENGAVGATTNPVIVGNVLKKEMHLYKDRILELIQQMPKATEDDIAWKINEEMAGAGAKLLQPIFEQTNGEKGRISIQTNTKYYRDAELMVEQAVRFNQLAPNMMVKMPTTKAGVEAIEEATYQGVNINATVSFTVPQAIAVAEAVERGLARRVKEGKDISNMHPVCTIMVGRIDDWLKIVVDRDDIIIDPKCLEWAGVAVMKNAYKIFNERGYKTKLLAAAYRNHLQWSEFIGGDMIETIPYKWQKRFNGSDVTVVDRIDHPVDPKIIEELSNKIEDFRKAYNPDGMKVEEFDTFGATSKTLLQFLAGYDDLINIIRNLMITVK, from the coding sequence ATGACTAACTACAAAAGTCCATTACATGAAATGGCTAGTACAAGTGTTACAGACTATTGGAATGATTCATGTTCTATTTGGGAATTAGAGTATGCTATTGAAAATGGTGCAGTAGGGGCTACGACCAATCCTGTGATTGTAGGGAATGTATTAAAGAAAGAAATGCATCTTTACAAGGATAGAATTCTTGAGCTTATTCAACAGATGCCAAAAGCAACGGAAGATGATATTGCTTGGAAGATCAATGAAGAAATGGCAGGAGCAGGAGCAAAATTGCTTCAACCTATTTTTGAACAAACAAATGGGGAAAAAGGAAGAATTTCAATACAGACCAATACAAAATATTATAGAGATGCAGAACTTATGGTAGAACAAGCTGTAAGATTCAATCAATTAGCACCAAATATGATGGTTAAAATGCCGACAACAAAAGCTGGTGTAGAAGCAATTGAAGAAGCAACTTATCAAGGCGTGAATATAAATGCAACTGTTAGCTTTACAGTACCACAGGCAATTGCAGTAGCTGAAGCAGTAGAAAGAGGACTTGCTAGACGTGTAAAAGAAGGCAAGGATATATCCAATATGCATCCAGTGTGTACAATCATGGTAGGAAGAATTGATGATTGGTTAAAGATTGTAGTAGACAGAGATGACATTATTATTGACCCTAAGTGCTTAGAGTGGGCAGGGGTTGCAGTTATGAAAAATGCTTATAAAATATTTAATGAGCGTGGATATAAGACAAAACTTCTTGCAGCAGCTTATCGAAATCATCTACAGTGGTCAGAATTTATTGGTGGAGATATGATAGAAACAATCCCATATAAATGGCAAAAACGATTCAATGGTTCTGATGTTACAGTTGTTGATCGAATAGATCATCCTGTAGATCCAAAGATTATTGAAGAATTATCAAATAAAATTGAGGACTTTAGAAAAGCATATAATCCAGATGGTATGAAGGTAGAAGAATTTGATACCTTTGGCGCTACATCCAAAACACTGCTACAATTCCTTGCAGGATATGATGATTTAATCAATATCATTCGTAACTTAATGATCACAGTAAAATAA
- a CDS encoding helix-turn-helix domain-containing protein: MQEIKVIKKALEKHGAHQERTVQELDISRLSVQYKFKKLGLINN, translated from the coding sequence ATGCAGGAAATTAAGGTGATAAAAAAAGCTTTAGAAAAACATGGTGCACATCAGGAAAGAACTGTTCAAGAACTTGATATATCAAGGCTATCAGTTCAATATAAATTCAAAAAACTTGGATTAATCAATAACTAG
- a CDS encoding metal ABC transporter substrate-binding protein, protein MKKLLCTITIIAYLLFSLTGCAGKTMSETDSNSEAKLNIIATSFPQYDFVRKIVGDKANVTLLLSPGLETHSFEPSPKDRIDIAKCDVFIYTGGEVWIDEILESIDTDDIELISLMEIVNLLEEEIVDGMVHDHDHEDHEDHEDHEDHEDHEDHEDHEDHEDHEDHEDHEDHEDHEDHKDHEDHKEHEEHEEHEEHEEHEEHEDHEEHEEHEEHEDHEDHEDHHDEYVEYDEHVWTSPKNAIKIVEYISERMIALDKDNEDYFETNTKKYVEELEELDQLFRVVTKDAKNNTVLVADRFPFRYMMNEYGLDYYAAFTGCSTQTDASPATLAFLIDKVRDESIPVVFYTEQSNQKMADAICESTDSKKMLLHSCHNITQEEIDKGVTYISLMTKNAESLKEALQ, encoded by the coding sequence ATGAAAAAACTATTATGTACTATTACTATAATTGCTTATTTGTTATTCTCGCTAACTGGTTGTGCAGGAAAAACAATGTCTGAAACTGATTCAAATTCTGAGGCAAAATTGAATATTATTGCTACTTCATTTCCTCAATATGATTTCGTAAGAAAAATTGTTGGAGATAAAGCAAATGTAACATTACTACTATCGCCAGGGTTAGAAACACATTCCTTTGAACCATCTCCAAAAGATAGAATTGATATTGCTAAATGTGATGTATTTATATATACAGGCGGTGAAGTATGGATAGATGAAATCCTTGAGTCTATTGATACAGATGATATTGAGTTAATAAGTCTTATGGAAATTGTAAATCTTTTAGAAGAAGAAATTGTTGATGGGATGGTCCATGATCATGATCATGAAGACCATGAAGATCATGAAGATCATGAAGATCATGAAGACCATGAAGATCATGAAGACCATGAAGACCATGAAGATCATGAAGACCATGAAGACCATGAAGACCATGAAGATCATGAGGACCATAAAGATCATGAGGACCATAAAGAACATGAAGAGCATGAAGAGCATGAAGAGCATGAAGAGCATGAAGAACATGAAGACCATGAAGAACATGAAGAACATGAAGAACATGAAGATCACGAAGATCACGAAGATCATCATGATGAGTATGTAGAATATGATGAACATGTATGGACTTCACCTAAAAATGCCATTAAAATTGTTGAGTATATTTCAGAGAGAATGATTGCGTTAGATAAAGATAATGAAGACTATTTTGAAACAAATACTAAAAAGTATGTAGAAGAACTTGAAGAATTAGATCAATTATTTAGAGTGGTTACTAAAGATGCAAAAAATAATACTGTATTAGTAGCGGATAGATTCCCATTTAGATATATGATGAATGAATACGGACTTGACTATTATGCTGCTTTTACTGGTTGTTCTACTCAGACAGATGCAAGTCCTGCAACCTTAGCATTTTTAATAGATAAAGTGAGAGATGAAAGTATTCCAGTTGTATTCTATACAGAACAATCTAATCAAAAGATGGCGGATGCTATATGTGAAAGTACAGATAGTAAAAAGATGTTATTGCATTCATGCCATAATATAACTCAAGAGGAAATTGATAAAGGAGTAACCTATATTTCTCTAATGACTAAAAATGCAGAGAGTTTAAAGGAGGCATTGCAGTAG
- a CDS encoding metal ABC transporter ATP-binding protein: MTFIECSDLSFSYENKTVLSKVNFSVEKADYICILGENGSGKSTLVKGLLNLKRPSNGKIVFSKGIKSNEIGYLSQQKSMLKDFPASVFEVVLSGRLSSMGIRPFYTKKDKAIANKNIEKLGISHLKKKSFVELSGGQQQRVLLARGLCGTEKLLILDEPVTGLDPLVTLELYDLIKMINETEKMTIIMVTHDAREAIKHASHILHLANKQLFFGTTEEYKKTRMAEEFLGGGKVD, translated from the coding sequence ATGACATTTATTGAATGCTCAGATCTATCATTTTCGTATGAGAATAAAACTGTATTGTCTAAAGTGAATTTCTCTGTAGAAAAGGCAGACTATATATGCATTTTAGGTGAAAATGGATCTGGTAAAAGTACTTTAGTTAAAGGTCTTTTGAATCTTAAACGACCTTCTAACGGTAAGATTGTTTTTAGCAAAGGAATAAAAAGTAACGAAATTGGCTATTTGTCACAACAAAAGAGTATGTTAAAAGATTTTCCTGCTAGTGTTTTTGAAGTTGTTTTAAGTGGAAGGCTGAGCAGTATGGGAATCAGGCCATTTTATACAAAGAAGGATAAAGCTATAGCTAATAAAAATATTGAAAAATTAGGCATTAGTCATCTTAAGAAAAAATCGTTTGTAGAATTATCAGGAGGTCAACAACAGCGAGTATTACTTGCAAGAGGTTTGTGTGGAACAGAAAAACTCTTAATACTTGATGAACCTGTAACTGGGCTGGATCCATTAGTGACTTTAGAGCTATATGATTTAATAAAAATGATTAATGAAACTGAAAAAATGACGATTATTATGGTTACACATGATGCTAGAGAAGCAATAAAACATGCTAGTCATATTCTTCACTTGGCTAATAAACAATTGTTTTTTGGTACTACTGAGGAATATAAAAAGACAAGGATGGCTGAAGAGTTTTTAGGAGGTGGCAAAGTTGATTGA
- a CDS encoding metal ABC transporter permease, which translates to MLIEMFSYTFLVRAFIVGLLVSLCASLLGVTLVVKRYSMIGDALSRVGFSSLAIAVALNLAPLTLSIPIVVLSAVLLLRLSENSKIKGDSAVALISTSSLAIGVIILSQTTGMNTDVCNFMFGSILVMSSSDVVLSIVLSLVVLILFVLFYNKIFGVTFDENYAKATGTNTEAYNMIVAILTAITIVLGMRMMGAMLISSLVIFPALTSMRVFKNFRSVIISSALISVICFIIGMMASYQFATPTGASIVVVNIIMFVIFTLINIFRGGMAR; encoded by the coding sequence ATGTTAATTGAGATGTTCTCGTATACTTTTTTAGTGAGAGCATTTATAGTTGGACTATTGGTATCACTTTGTGCCTCATTACTTGGAGTTACTTTAGTCGTTAAAAGGTACTCTATGATTGGAGATGCACTATCTCGGGTAGGTTTTAGCTCACTTGCCATTGCAGTAGCTTTGAATTTAGCTCCTCTAACATTAAGCATACCGATTGTAGTATTATCAGCTGTTTTACTACTTAGATTAAGTGAAAACAGTAAAATCAAAGGAGATTCTGCAGTAGCATTGATATCAACAAGTTCTCTTGCAATTGGTGTAATTATACTTTCTCAAACGACAGGTATGAATACAGATGTTTGTAACTTTATGTTTGGAAGTATTTTAGTTATGAGTAGCAGTGATGTAGTATTGAGTATTGTCTTGTCGCTTGTAGTGCTAATCTTATTTGTTTTATTCTACAATAAGATATTCGGAGTAACATTTGATGAAAACTATGCAAAAGCAACAGGTACAAATACTGAAGCGTATAATATGATAGTAGCAATACTTACAGCTATTACCATTGTACTGGGTATGCGCATGATGGGAGCCATGTTAATATCAAGTTTAGTGATATTCCCAGCTTTAACGTCCATGAGAGTATTCAAAAATTTTAGAAGTGTAATTATAAGTTCAGCGTTAATATCAGTTATATGTTTTATAATAGGAATGATGGCATCATATCAGTTTGCCACACCTACTGGAGCCAGCATTGTAGTAGTTAATATTATTATGTTTGTCATATTCACTTTAATTAACATTTTTAGAGGAGGGATGGCAAGATGA
- a CDS encoding TIGR03943 family putative permease subunit: protein MKKVLILIIVSILVFVGCNNDSGLNDLVDNTDKETNISADSVVEIKEKMFLAQVNDIYLNADEYIGKTIQYEGYLFIYDSEDLTQPKYFVIRNGPGCCGNDGTIGFEVTWEGQFPEANEWLEVRGVLESYEENGNNYLRIVLESLEVLEVRGKETIYQ from the coding sequence ATGAAAAAGGTTCTTATATTGATTATCGTTAGTATATTAGTATTTGTAGGCTGCAACAATGACAGTGGATTGAATGATTTAGTTGATAATACTGATAAAGAGACAAATATTAGTGCTGATAGTGTAGTTGAAATTAAAGAGAAGATGTTCCTTGCACAAGTAAATGATATATATCTAAATGCAGATGAATATATAGGGAAAACTATTCAATATGAAGGTTATCTATTTATTTATGATTCAGAAGACTTAACTCAACCAAAGTACTTTGTTATTCGTAATGGCCCAGGCTGTTGTGGAAATGATGGTACTATTGGATTTGAAGTTACTTGGGAAGGTCAATTTCCAGAAGCAAATGAATGGCTAGAAGTTAGAGGTGTATTGGAGAGTTATGAGGAGAATGGTAACAATTATTTGAGAATAGTTCTAGAATCATTAGAAGTATTAGAAGTTAGAGGTAAAGAGACTATTTATCAATGA
- a CDS encoding ABC transporter ATP-binding protein, with the protein MRLKKRIVQVNNLHLSYHTLDGETKALSDLSFHVSKGEIITIVGPSGCGKSTLLSIISGLLKPSSGKVTIEGIEVTDTRKDVGYMFQNDLLFEWRNILDNVLIGLEVQKKLTSHSKEMVEKLLSTYGLKDFKNHYPNQLSGGMRQRVALIRTLAIEPKSLLLDEPFSALDYQTRLIVADDIYNILKKEKKAAIMITHDISAAMYTYKQTILLHKKIQGHIIIYFP; encoded by the coding sequence TTGCGCCTCAAAAAAAGAATAGTACAAGTGAATAACTTGCATCTTAGCTACCATACATTAGATGGCGAGACTAAGGCCTTATCAGATCTATCCTTTCATGTATCTAAAGGAGAGATCATAACCATAGTAGGCCCTAGCGGCTGCGGAAAGTCCACCTTGTTGTCTATCATATCTGGTTTACTCAAGCCTTCTTCTGGTAAAGTTACCATAGAAGGTATAGAAGTGACAGATACTCGTAAAGATGTAGGTTATATGTTCCAAAATGACCTTCTATTTGAGTGGAGGAATATATTAGATAATGTGCTTATTGGACTTGAAGTACAGAAGAAATTGACTTCACATTCAAAAGAAATGGTTGAAAAGCTTTTAAGTACTTATGGATTAAAGGATTTTAAAAATCACTATCCCAATCAATTATCTGGTGGTATGAGACAAAGAGTTGCCTTAATTAGAACACTAGCCATAGAACCTAAATCACTTCTACTTGATGAGCCCTTCTCTGCCCTTGATTATCAGACTAGATTGATAGTAGCAGATGATATTTATAACATACTAAAAAAGGAAAAAAAGGCAGCCATAATGATTACACATGACATATCAGCAGCTATGTATACATACAAGCAGACAATTTTATTACATAAAAAAATCCAAGGGCATATAATTATATATTTCCCTTGA
- a CDS encoding ABC-F family ATP-binding cassette domain-containing protein, translating to MSYSFPQKDLYNNISFLLEDGQHCAFIGTSGSGKSTLIDIIMDPERYMFDGKLEMDPNCRIGYVSQFSQLEEIKDTTVYEYIGKEFIKLQNKITSICTEMETSSDIDTLLEKYQEALDAFNSIGGDDFESIINKKLNLANLTKHKDLMVSELSGGEFKLIQVIKEMLNSPDLMIMDEPDVFLDFENLNSLKNLINSHKGTLLIITHNRYLLNHCFNKILHLENTELQEFDGRYIDYKFSLLQTKIELQELAIADSEEIERNAMLINKLRYIATHNPEASKGRSLRARVKIQERLEARRIKEPFVDIKQPNISFDTDNEIEEIIALKVNDYSVAYDEILLENVNFEIKSTDKVALIGSNGTGKTTLLRDIFKNNSDSIEINPDIKMAYLSQHQGETLNESNTILEEFFDAGFKTNGEIISYISNYGFYGEIIDQKIGSLSGGEKNVLQLAKVSASKANMLLLDEPTSHLDTYSQIALEKAIEDYKGAILMISHDYYSIANCMDYVLIIEDKTIRKMSMKKFRRKIYANHFDRDYLEIEQKKKSIETKIELALKDTDFELAKALSEDLEALIKLL from the coding sequence TTGTCCTACTCGTTCCCGCAAAAAGATCTATATAATAATATTTCATTTTTATTAGAAGATGGTCAACATTGCGCTTTTATAGGAACAAGCGGCAGTGGAAAAAGTACATTAATAGATATAATTATGGATCCAGAAAGATATATGTTCGATGGTAAGTTAGAGATGGACCCTAATTGTAGAATTGGGTATGTAAGTCAGTTCTCACAATTAGAGGAAATAAAAGATACTACAGTTTACGAATATATAGGAAAAGAATTTATTAAATTACAAAATAAAATAACATCTATTTGTACTGAAATGGAAACATCTTCGGATATTGATACTTTACTAGAAAAATACCAGGAAGCTTTAGACGCATTTAATTCAATTGGTGGGGATGATTTCGAAAGCATCATAAATAAAAAACTCAATCTTGCAAACCTAACTAAGCATAAGGATCTAATGGTATCTGAACTTAGTGGTGGAGAATTCAAACTTATACAAGTGATTAAGGAAATGCTCAATAGTCCAGACTTAATGATTATGGATGAACCAGATGTATTCTTAGACTTTGAAAACCTTAATTCTCTTAAAAACCTAATTAATTCACATAAGGGAACACTATTAATCATAACCCACAACAGATATCTATTGAATCATTGTTTTAACAAAATTCTGCACCTTGAAAACACGGAACTTCAAGAGTTTGATGGAAGATATATTGATTATAAATTTTCATTACTTCAAACTAAAATTGAGTTACAAGAACTGGCTATAGCCGATAGTGAAGAAATTGAGAGAAACGCTATGTTAATCAATAAACTAAGATATATTGCAACTCATAATCCTGAAGCTTCTAAAGGAAGGTCTCTAAGGGCTAGAGTCAAAATTCAAGAAAGATTAGAAGCAAGACGTATTAAAGAGCCTTTTGTAGATATTAAGCAGCCGAATATCAGTTTCGATACTGATAATGAGATTGAAGAAATCATCGCTTTAAAAGTTAATGATTACAGTGTTGCCTATGATGAGATACTTTTAGAAAATGTTAATTTCGAGATTAAATCTACTGATAAAGTAGCTCTTATCGGTTCAAATGGTACTGGAAAAACCACTTTATTGAGAGACATTTTTAAAAATAATAGTGATTCAATTGAAATTAATCCTGATATTAAAATGGCCTATTTATCTCAGCATCAAGGCGAAACACTAAATGAGTCTAATACAATACTTGAAGAGTTCTTCGATGCAGGTTTTAAAACCAATGGAGAGATTATATCATATATTTCAAATTATGGCTTTTACGGAGAAATAATTGATCAAAAAATAGGATCCTTATCTGGCGGAGAAAAAAATGTACTTCAATTAGCTAAAGTTTCTGCTAGTAAAGCAAACATGTTGCTTCTTGATGAACCCACAAGCCATTTAGATACATATTCACAAATAGCCCTTGAAAAAGCCATAGAAGACTATAAAGGCGCGATTCTAATGATTTCTCATGATTACTATTCTATAGCCAATTGTATGGATTATGTTCTAATCATTGAAGATAAGACCATTAGAAAAATGAGTATGAAAAAATTTAGAAGGAAGATTTATGCTAACCATTTTGATAGAGACTATTTAGAAATTGAACAAAAGAAAAAATCAATTGAAACGAAAATAGAATTGGCTCTAAAAGATACGGATTTTGAGCTTGCAAAAGCTTTATCTGAAGATTTAGAAGCACTGATTAAGTTGCTTTAA
- a CDS encoding peptidylprolyl isomerase — MTGCASEKISEAPKEGVNIEHPKVQIEMEDGSKMVLELYPEYAPTTVENFISLSKSGFYDGLKFHRIIKDFMIQGGDPKGNGTGGSKNTINGEFAENGFKKNELKHTKGIISMARSNDPNSASSQFFIMDGDGSFLDGKYAAFGKLIDGEDTLDKIADTPVTTNPYSREVSVPKVDVVIKKIVVLDDNN; from the coding sequence ATGACAGGATGCGCCAGTGAAAAAATAAGTGAAGCACCAAAGGAAGGTGTTAATATTGAACACCCAAAAGTACAGATAGAAATGGAAGATGGTAGTAAGATGGTGTTAGAACTGTATCCAGAGTATGCACCTACTACAGTTGAGAATTTCATAAGTCTTTCTAAATCAGGATTTTATGATGGACTTAAATTTCATAGAATCATAAAAGATTTCATGATTCAGGGAGGAGACCCTAAAGGAAATGGAACTGGGGGATCTAAGAATACTATCAATGGTGAGTTTGCTGAAAATGGTTTTAAGAAGAATGAGCTTAAGCATACAAAAGGTATAATTTCCATGGCTCGCAGTAATGATCCAAATTCAGCGAGCAGTCAGTTTTTTATAATGGATGGAGATGGAAGTTTTCTTGATGGGAAATATGCAGCATTTGGAAAACTCATAGACGGAGAAGATACATTAGATAAAATAGCTGATACGCCTGTAACAACTAATCCTTATTCACGAGAGGTATCTGTACCTAAAGTAGATGTAGTAATAAAAAAAATAGTAGTATTGGATGATAATAATTAA
- a CDS encoding OFA family MFS transporter, whose protein sequence is MKVAANAVAMISLFNTGGRLIWDTLSDKLGRIRVVTMMFIITAISMITMSLVALKYVTLLA, encoded by the coding sequence TTGAAGGTAGCGGCAAATGCAGTTGCTATGATTTCACTATTTAATACTGGTGGAAGACTTATATGGGATACACTTTCAGATAAATTAGGTAGGATAAGAGTCGTGACAATGATGTTTATAATAACTGCTATATCAATGATTACAATGAGTTTAGTTGCTTTAAAGTATGTTACTTTGCTTGCTTAG
- a CDS encoding NADH-quinone oxidoreductase subunit NuoE family protein — protein sequence MKEDKNLHDYEFTNDQYSQLDEIIDKYGKSQKNLIPMLEKIQQILGFIPISIQERIAQKTGISENDIYGVVSFYSYFTMKPRARHRIQLCLGTACYVKGGKEIAETIESMLNIKQGESTPDGRFTYEEARCFGTCGLAPVMSIDGNVYGKVKVEDLEEILSQYK from the coding sequence ATGAAAGAAGACAAAAATCTACACGACTATGAATTTACTAATGACCAGTATTCACAATTGGATGAAATAATAGACAAATATGGAAAAAGTCAAAAAAATCTAATTCCAATGCTAGAAAAAATTCAACAAATTCTTGGATTTATACCTATATCTATACAGGAAAGAATAGCTCAAAAAACAGGTATTTCTGAAAATGATATTTATGGTGTAGTTTCATTTTATTCATATTTTACAATGAAACCTAGAGCTAGACATAGAATTCAGTTGTGCTTAGGTACAGCTTGTTATGTTAAAGGTGGAAAAGAAATTGCTGAAACTATTGAAAGTATGTTGAATATTAAGCAAGGGGAGAGTACACCAGATGGAAGATTTACGTATGAAGAAGCAAGATGTTTTGGAACATGCGGTTTAGCACCTGTTATGTCCATAGATGGAAACGTTTATGGGAAAGTAAAAGTTGAAGATTTAGAGGAAATATTAAGTCAGTATAAATAA